A DNA window from Labrus mixtus chromosome 4, fLabMix1.1, whole genome shotgun sequence contains the following coding sequences:
- the cnot1 gene encoding CCR4-NOT transcription complex subunit 1 isoform X1, translating to MNLDSLSLALSQISYLVDNLTKKNYRASQQEIQHIVNRHGPEADRHLLRCLFSHVDFSGDGKSSGKDFHQTQFLIQECVSLISKPNFISTLCYAVDNPLHYQKSLKPSAHLFTQLSKVLKLSKVQEVIFGLALLNSSNADLRGFAAQFIKQKLPDLLRSYVDADLGGNQEGGFQDIAIEVLHLLLSHLLFGQKGASGVGQEQIDAFLKTLCRDFPQERCPVVLAPLLYPEKRDILMDRILPDSGELAKTMMESSLAEFMQEVGYGFCANLDECRNIIIQYGVREVTASQVARVLGMMARTHSGLTDGIPLQSISAPGSGIWSDGKDKNDGSQAHTWNVEVLIDVVKEVNPNLNFKEVTYELDHPGFIIRDSKGLHMVVYGIQRGLGMEVFPVDLIYRPWKHAEGQLSFIQHSLMSPEVFCFADFPCHTVAIDILKAPPEDDNREIATWKSLDLVESLLRLSEVGQYEQVKQLFGFPIKHCPDMLVLALLQISTSWHTLRHELISTLMPIFLGNHPNSAIILHYAWHGQGQSPSIRQLIMHSMAEWYMRGEQYDQAKLSRILDVAQDLKSLSMLLNGTPFAFVIDLAALASRREYLKLDKWLTDKIREHGEPFIQACVTFLKRRCPSIMGGLAPDKDQPKSAQLPPETLATMLACLQSCAGSVSQEVSETILTMVANCSNVMNKARQPPPGVMPKGRAPSTSSLDAISPVQMDPLSGMGSLNLGGTATSHTQSMQGFPTSLSSAFSNPQSPAKAFPPLSNPNPSTPFGGIGSLSSQLPGMDSGPLGSGIGSGIGSGIGSGIGSGIGSGIGSGIGSGIGSGLGSGLGIPTVNTDPFGTRKMSTPGLNPPTFQQTDLSQVWPEANQHFSKEIDDEANSYFQRIYNHPPHPTMSVDEVLEMLQRFKDSTIKREREVFNCMLRNLFEEYRFFPQYPDKELHITACLFGGIIEKGLVTYMALGLALRYVLEALRKPYGSKMYYFGIAALDRFKNRLKDYPQYCQHLASIAHFLQFPHHLQECVQYIEYGQQSRDPPVKMQGSITTPGSLALAHVQAQSQPGGPKPPQPGQPSTLVTTATTTTTVAKTTTITRPTPSTFKKDVPPSINTTNIDTLLVATDQTERIVEPPENVQEKIAFIFNNLSQSNMTQKVEELKETVKEEFMPWVSQYLVMKRVSIEPNFHSLYSNFLDTLKNPEFVKMVLNETYRNIKVLLTSDKAAANFSDRSLLKNLGHWLGMITLAKNKPILYTDLEVKSLLLEAYLKGQQELLYVVPFVAKVLESSLRSMVFRPQNPWTMAIMNVLAELHQEHDLKLNLKFEIEVLCKNLSLDINDLKPGTLLKDKEKLKSLEEQLSAPKKETKPPEEMLPVSTTGDFVPFAAPPSTPAATTTTCTTTGPPTPQFSYHDINVYALAGLAPHININVNIPLLQAHPQLKQCVRQSVERAVQELVHPVVDRSIKIAMTTCEQIIRKDFALDSEESRMRVAAHHMMRNLTAGMAMITCREPLLMSIATNLKNSFAAALRAPTPQQREMMEEAAARVAQDNCELACCFIQKTAVEKAGPEMDKRLATGSPLFQEFELRKHARQEGRRYCDPVVLTYQAERMPEQIRLKVGGVDPKQLAVYEEFARNVPGFLPSNDLSQPTGFLAQPMKQQAWATDDVAQIYDKCMADLEQHLHAIPPALAMNPLTQALRSLLEAVVLARNSRDGIAALGLLQKAVEGLLDATSGADADLLLRYRECHLLVLKALQDGRAYGPQWCNKQITRCLIECRDEYKYNVEAVELLIRNHLVNMQQYDLHLAQSMENGLHYMAVAFAMQLVKLLLVDERSVSHVTEADLFHTIETLMRTCAHSRANAPEGLPQLMDVVRSNYEAMIDRAHGGPNFMMHSGISQASEYDDPPGLREKAEYLLREWVNLYHSAAAGRDSTKAFSAFVGQMHQQGILKTDDLITRFFRLCTEMCVEISYRAQAEQQHNPAASAAIIRAKCYHNLDAFVRLIALLVKHSGEATNTVTKINLLNKVLGIVVGVLIQDHDVRQTEFQQLPYHRIFIMLLLELNAPEHVLETINFQTLTAFCNTFHILRPTKAPGFVYAWLELISHRIFIARMLAHTPQQKGWPMYAQLLIDLFKYLAPFLRNVELNKPMQILYKGTLRVLLVLLHDFPEFLCDYHYGFCDVIPPNCIQLRNLILSAFPRNMRLPDPFTPNLKVDMLSEINIAPRILTNFTGVMPSQFKKDLDSYLKTRSPVTFLSELRSNLQVSNEPGNRYNIQLINALVLYVGTQAIAHIHNKGSTPSMSTITHSAHMDIFQNLAVDLDTEGRYLFLNAIANQLRYPNSHTHYFSCTMLYLFAEANTEAIQEQITRVLLERLIVNRPHPWGLLITFIELIKNPAFKFWSHDFVHCAPEIEKLFQSVAQCCMGQKQAQQVMEGTGAS from the exons ATGAATCTTGACTCGCTCTCGCTGGCTTTGTCTCAAATCAGCTATCTGGTGGacaatttaacaaagaaaaattacCGAGCCAGCCAGCAAGAAATACAGCAT ATTGTAAATCGTCACGGCCCTGAGGCAGACAGGCATCTACTACGCTGTCTCTTCTCCCATGTGGATTTCAGTGGCGATGGTAAAAGCAGTGGCAAGGACTTTCACCAG ACACAGTTTTTGATCCAGGAGTGTGTGTCGCTGATATCCAAGCCAAACTTTATCTCTACTCTGTGTTACGCCGTTGACAATCCCCTGCATTACCAGAAG AGTTTGAAGCCATCGGCCCATCTTTTCACTCAACTGAGTAAAGTTCTAAAACTCAGCAAGGTCCAAGAG GTGATATTTGGCCTTGCATTACTCAACTCCAGCAACGCAGACCTTCGAGGTTTTG CTGCACAGTTCATCAAGCAGAAACTTCCAGACCTCCTGCGGTCATACGTTGACGCAGATCTTGGAGGAAATCAGGAAGGTGGCTTCCAAGACATTGCCATAGAGGTCTTGCACCTACTGCTGTCCCATCTACTGTTTGGCCAGAAAGGAGCCAGTGGGGTTGGCCAAGAGCAGATTGACGCCTTCCTCAAGACACTTTGTCGAG ATTTCCCCCAGGAGCGCTGCCCTGTGGTGCTTGCACCACTGCTGTACCCTGAAAAACGGGACATTCTCATGGATAGGATTCTGCCAGACTCGGGGGAGTTAGCTAAGACCATGATGGAGAGTTCTCTTGCAGAATTCATGCAAGAAGTTGGCTACGGCTTCTGTGCAAA TCTGGATGAGTGCAGAAACATAATCATCCAGTATGGGGTGAGAGAGGTGACAGCCAGCCAGGTAGCCAGGGTTCTAGGCATGATGGCTCGTACACACTCCGGCCTAACTGATGGGATCCCACtacag TCCATCTCTGCCCCAGGCAGTGGTATCTGGAGTGATGGTAAAGATAAGAACGATGgttcacaggcacacacatggAACGTTGAAGTTCTCATTGACGTTGTGAAGGAAGTG AATCCAAACTTGAACTTCAAAGAGGTGACCTACGAACTCGACCACCCAGGCTTTATAATCCGGGACAGTAAAGGTCTGCATATGGTGGTGTATGGCATTCAGAGGGGGTTGGGTATGGAGGTTTTCCCTGTCGATCTCATCTATCGACCATGGAAACACGCTGAGGGACAG ctgTCATTCATTCAGCACTCCCTGATGAGTCCAGAAGTGTTCTGCTTTGCTGACTTCCCTTGCCACACTGTGGCTATTGACATCCTTAAGGCCCCACCAGAGGATGACAATAGGGAGATTGCAACCTG gAAAAGTCTGGACCTTGTTGAGAGCTTGCTCAGGCTGTCTGAGGTGGGTCAGTATGAGCAAGTGAAACAGCTTTTTGGATTTCCAATCAAGCACTGTCCGGATATGTTGGTGCTAGCGTTGCTGCAGATCTCCACCTCCTGGCACACACTGCGCCATGAACTCATCTCAACCCTAATGCCCATCTTTCTGGGCAACCATCCTAACTCTGCCATTATCCTGCACTATGCCTGGCACGGACAG GGACAGTCTCCCTCCATTCGTCAGTTAATTATGCATTCAATGGCTGAGTGGTACATGAGAGGGGAGCAGTATGACCAGGCCAAACTTTCTCGCATCCTTGATGTGGCCCAAGACCTGAAG tctctATCGATGCTGCTGAATGGTACTCCATTTGCCTTTGTTATTGACCTTGCTGCACTTGCCTCTCGCCGTGAATACCTCAAACTTGATAAATGGCTGACTGACAAAATCAGAGAGCATGGA GAACCTTTTATCCAGGCATGTGTGACATTCCTGAAGAGGCGCTGTCCATCCATTATGGGGGGTTTGGCCCCAGACAAGGACCAGCCTAAAAGCGCCCAACTCCCCCCGGAGACCTTAGCCACCATGCTAGCCTGCCTGCAGTCCTGCGCAGG GAGCGTATCCCAGGAGGTGTCAGAGACTATCCTGACCATGGTTGCCAACTGCAGCAATGTAATGAATAAAGCCCGGCAGCCACCACCTGGGGTAATGCCGAAAGGACGCGCCCCCAGCACCAGCAGCCTGGATGCCATCTCTCCTGTACAG ATGGACCCTCTATCAGGCATGGGTTCTTTAAACCTTGGGGGCACAGCCACctcccacactcaaagcatgcaGGGTTTCCCAACCTCACTGAGTTCAGCTTTTAGTAATCCCCAATCCCCAGCAAAAGCTTTCCCACCACTTTCAAACCCCAACCCCAGCACACCATTTGGGGGCATAGGCAGCCTGTCCTCGCAGCTCCCTGGCATGGACTCTG GTCCCTTGGGCTCAGGCATTGGCTCAGGCATTGGCTCAGGCATTGGCTCAGGCATTGGCTCAGGCATCGGCTCAGGCATCGGCTCAGGCATCGGCTCAGGCATCGGTTCTGGTCTGGGTTCTGGTCTGGGAATACCAACAGTGAATACCGATCCATTTGGTACCAGGAAGATGAGCACACCGGGCCTGAACCCACCTACCTTTCAGCAGA CTGACCTGTCTCAGGTGTGGCCGGAGGCTAACCAGCACTTTAGCAAGGAGATAGATGATGAAGCAAACAGTTATTTCCAGCGCATCTACAACCACCCACCTCACCCAACTATGTCTGTGGATGAA GTACTGGAGATGCTGCAGAGGTTCAAGGATTCAACTATCAAGCGGGAACGAGAGGTTTTCAACTGCATGCTGCGGAACTTGTTTGAGGAGTACCGATTCTTCCCCCAGTACCCAGACAAGGAGCTGCACATCACTGCCTGCCTTTTTGGTGGCATTATTGAGAAGGGTCTTGTGACCTACATGGCCCTTGGTTTGGCCCTCCGATATGTTCTTGAAGCCTTAAGAAAACCCTACGGatccaaaatgtattattttggaATTGCAGCCCTAGATAGGTTCAAGAACAG ACTAAAGGACTACCCTCAATATTGTCAACATCTGGCTTCAATTGCCCACTTCTTGCAATTCCCCCACCATTTACAAGAG TGTGTGCAGTATATCGAGTATGGCCAACAGTCACGGGACCCCCCGGTGAAGATGCAAGGCTCCATCACCACCCCTGGCAGTCTGGCACTGGCACATGTACAAGCTCAGTCACAACCGGGTGGACCCAAACCCCCGCAGCCAGGTCAGCCCAGCACCTTAGTCACCACtgcaacaactacaacaacagtgGCAAAGACCACCACCATTACAAGACCAACACCCAGCACCTTCAAGAAGGATGTACCT CCCTCTATCAACACAACCAACATTGATACCTTGCTGGTGGCTACTGACCAAACAGAAAGGATTGTAGAGCCTCCAGAAAATGTCCAGGAGAAGATTGCTTTTATCTTCAACAATCTTTCTCAGTCAAACATGACACAGAAG gTTGAGGAGTTGAAAGAGACGGTGAAGGAGGAGTTTATGCCCTGGGTGTCTCAGTATCTGGTGATGAAGCGTGTCAGTATTGAGCCCAACTTCCACAGCCTCTATTCCAACTTTCTGGATACTCTGAAGAACCCTGAGTTTGTAAAGATGGTCCTGAATGAGACCTATAGGAATATCAAG gttcTGTTGACCTCTGACAAGGCGGCTGCCAATTTCTCTGATCGCTCCCTGCTGAAGAACCTGGGCCACTGGTTGGGCATGATTACACTGGCCAAAAACAAACCCATTCTTTATACA GATCTTGAAGTGAAATCTCTACTATTGGAAGCCTATTTGAAAGGCCAGCAGGAGCTGCTGTATGTGGTTCCCTTTGTTGCCAAGGTTTTGGAATCCAGTCTTCGCAGCATG GTTTTCAGGCCCCAGAATCCCTGGACCATGGCCATCATGAATGTTCTTGCTGAACTTCATCAAGAACATGACCTCAAG CTTAACCTGAAGTTTGAGATTGAAGTTCTGTGCAAGAACTTGTCTCTGGACATCAATGACCTGAAGCCAGGGACCTTGCTGAAGGACAAGGAGAAGCTGAAGAGtctggaggagcagctgtcTGCACCAAAGAAGGAGACAAAGCCTCCGGAAGAGATGTTGCCGGTTTCTACCACAG GAGACTTTGTTCCATTTGCAGCTCCTCCATCAACCCCAGCTGCCACCACAACCACTTGCACAACCACAGggccccccaccccccagtTCAGCTACCACGACATTAATGTGTATGCCTTGGCAGGCCTTGCGCCACACATCAATATTAATGTCAAT ATCCCTCTGCTCCAGGCCCATCCTCAGTTGAAGCAGTGCGTACGGCAGTCAGTAGAGCGAGCTGTCCAGGAGCTGGTGCACCCAGTAGTTGACCGCTCTATCAAAATTGCTATGACAACCTGTGAGCAGATCATCAGGAAGGACTTCGCTCTGGATTCTGAGGAGTCCCGCATGCGTGTGGCTGCCCACCATATGATGAGAAACCTGACTGCCGGCATGGCCATGATCACCTGCAGGGAGCCCCTGCTCATGAGCATTGCCACCAACCTCAAAAACAGCTTTGCTGCTGCACTAAGG GCACCAACACCTCAACAGAGGGAAATGATGGAGGAGGCTGCAGCCAGGGTTGCCCAAGATAACTGTGAACTGGCGTGCTGCTTTATTCAGAAAACAGCCGTGGAGAAGGCTGGTCCTGAAATGGACAAGAGACTTGCCACG GGGTCTCCTCTCTTCCAGGAGTTTGAGCTGAGGAAGCATGCACGTCAAGAGGGACGCCGCTATTGTGATCCCGTTGTTCTGACTTACCAGGCTGAGCGTATGCCTGAGCAGATCAGACTCAAG GTGGGAGGAGTGGACCCTAAACAACTGGCAGTATATGAGGAGTTTGCAAGGAATGTTCCAGGTTTCTTACCCAGCAATGATCTCTCCCAACCCACTGGCTTCTTGGCTCAGCCCATGAAG CAACAGGCATGGGCCACAGACGATGTGGCTCAGATCTATGATAAATGCATGGCAGACTTGGAGCAGCATCTTCATGCCATCCCTCCAGCTCTTGCTATGAACCCCCTGACACAGGCTCTGCGCAGCCTGCTGGAAGCTGTGGTCTTGGCCAGAAACTCCAGAGATGGCATTGCTGCACTTGGCCTGCTGCAGAAG GCTGTAGAAGGTCTTCTTGATGCTACTAGTGGGGCTGATGCCGACTTGCTGCTCCGCTACAGGGAGTGCCACCTGCTTGTCCTTAAAGCTCTACAGGATGGACGTGCCTATGGACCACAGTGGTGCAATAAGCAGATCACCAG GTGTCTGATTGAATGCCGTGACGAGTACAAATACAACGTAGAAGCAGTTGAGCTTCTGATCAGGAACCATCTTGTGAACATGCAGCAGTATGACCTACACCTGGCACAG TCGATGGAAAATGGACTGCACTACATGGCCGTTGCTTTTGCCATGCAGTTGgtgaagctgctgctggtggatgAACGCAGTGTGAGCCATGTCACAGAGGCTGACCTCTTTCACACAATCGAGACCTTAATGAGGACCTGTGCACACTCCAGAGCAAACGCACCTGAGGG GCTTCCCCAACTGATGGATGTTGTTCGCTCCAACTATGAGGCCATGATTGACCGGGCCCACGGTGGACCCAACTTCATGATGCACTCTGGGATTTCCCAGGCTTCAGAGTATGATGATCCTCCAGGCCTGAGGGAGAAGGCAGAGTACCTCCTCAGGGAATGGGTCAACCTGTATCACTCAGCTGCAGCTGGCAGGGACAGCACCAAAGCTTTCTCTGCATTTGTTGGCCAG ATGCACCAGCAGGGAATCCTGAAGACAGATGACCTGATCACAAGGTTCTTCCGGCTGtgcacagaaatgtgtgtgGAGATCAGCTATCGGGCACAAGCTGAGCAGCAGCACAACCCAGCAGCCAGTGCAGCCATCATCAGAGCCAAGTGTTACCACAACCTGGATGCCTTTGTTAGGCTGATAGCCCTGCTGGTCAAACATTCAGGAGAGGccacaaacacagtgacaaaAATTAACCTCCTCAACAAG GTGCTGGGTATTGTAGTTGGGGTGTTGATCCAGGACCACGATGTCCGTCAGACAGAATTCCAACAGCTGCCCTACCATCGCATTTTCatcatgctgctgctggagctcaaCGCTCCTGAACATGTCCTGGAGACCATTAACTTCCAGACACTCACAGCTTTCTG caATACCTTCCACATCCTGAGACCCACCAAAGCACCTGGCTTTGTGTACGCCTGGCTGGAACTCATCTCCCATCGAATCTTCATCGCCAGGATGCTTGCACACACACCCCAGCAGAAG GGTTGGCCCATGTATGCACAGCTGCTGATTGATCTCTTCAAATACCTGGCCCCGTTCCTGAGGAATGTAGAGCTCAACAAACCTATGCAAATCCTCTACAAG GGCACACTGCGAGTGCTCCTGGTCCTGCTGCATGACTTCCCAGAGTTCCTGTGTGACTATCATTACGGCTTCTGTGATGTTATCCCACCCAACTGCATTCAGCTCCGCAACCTCATCCTCAGTGCCTTTCCACGCAACATGAGGCTCCCTGACCCTTTCACACCCAATCTcaag GTGGACATGCTGAGTGAGATCAACATTGCACCCCGTATCCTCACCAACTTCACAGGCGTCATGCCCTCCCAGTTCAAGAAAGACCTGGACTCGTATCTGAAGACTCGATCCCCTGTCACTTTCTTGTCTGAGCTGCGTAGCAACCTGCAG GTGTCTAATGAGCCAGGAAACCGTTACAACATCCAGCTGATCAATGCTCTAGTGTTGTATGTGGGCACACAGGCAATTGCTCACATTCATAACAAGGGCAGCACCCCCTCCATGAGCACCATCACCCACTCTGCACACATGGACATCTTCCAGAACCTAGCTGTGGACCTGGACACTGAGG GGCGTTACCTGTTCTTGAATGCAATCGCCAATCAGCTGCGCTACCCCAACAGCCACACTCACTACTTCAGCTGCACCATGCTGTATCTGTTTGCGGAGGCCAACACTGAGGCCATCCAGGAGCAGATCACCAG GGTTCTGCTGGAGAGGCTGATTGTGAACAGGCCTCACCCATGGGGTCTCCTCATCACCTTCATCGAGCTGATAAAGAATCCTGCCTTCAAGTTCTGGAGCCATGACTTTGTGCACTGTGCCCCCGAGATTGAAAA GCTGTTCCAGTCAGTGGCCCAGTGCTGCATGGGACAGAAGCAGGCCCAGCAGGTGATGGAGGGCACCGGTGCCAGCTAG